The following are from one region of the Arachis duranensis cultivar V14167 chromosome 10, aradu.V14167.gnm2.J7QH, whole genome shotgun sequence genome:
- the LOC107471154 gene encoding transcription factor MYB1-like, which translates to MEGSIGLRKGAWAKVEDDLLRACVEQYGEGKWHLVPSRAGLNRCRKSCRLRWLNYLKPNIKRGEFSEDEVDLMIRMHRLLGNRWSLIAGRLPGRTPNDVKNYWNTYVRRNNKHTSSSSSVPSPSSVVTTVKRHDHINHQVIKPHPRTFSKASPWLLLKKTSTSGYHNNNKQRDGAKAEEECTDNNNNNNDNNGSGGGCDDGNTCRNKNGGKGDEEKLNDGCLLSVSGAEEEEEEEDWKLLLPDFNWDAHNDDHFLKDASDADHDMLINVHGQTWSDILLDINLWDPQ; encoded by the exons ATGGAGGGATCCATAGGCCTAAGAAAAGGTGCATGGGCTAAGGTGGAAGATGACCTTCTAAGAGCTTGTGTTGAACAATATGGAGAAGGAAAGTGGCACCTAGTTCCTTCTAGAGCGg GGTTGAACAGATGCCGCAAAAGTTGTAGACTGAGATGGTTGAATTATCTGAAACCAAATATAAAGCGTGGAGAGTTCTCTGAAGATGAAGTTGATCTCATGATTAGAATGCACAGACTTTTGGGAAACAG ATGGTCCTTAATTGCTGGAAGACTTCCGGGAAGAACGCCAAACGATGTGAAGAATTACTGGAACACCTATGTTCGAAGGAATAATAAGCacacttcatcatcatcatcagtacCCTCTCCTTCATCAGTGGTGACGACAGTGAAACGTCATGACCATATTAATCATCAGGTAATAAAACCTCATCCCCGAACTTTCTCGAAAGCATCGCCATGGTTATTATTAAAGAAAACATCTACAAGTGGTTATCATAATAATAACAAGCAGAGGGATGGGGCCAAGGCAGAAGAAGAGTGCaccgataataataataataataatgataataatggtTCTGGTGGTGGATGTGATGATGGGAACACGTGTCGGAACAAGAACGGTGGCAAAGGGGATGAAGAGAAGTTGAACGACGGATGCTTACTCTCAGTCTCAggtgctgaggaagaagaagaagaagaagactggAAGCTGCTTTTACCTGACTTCAATTGGGATGCTCATAATGATGATCACTTCTTGAAGGACGCTTCTGATGCTGACCACGATATGCTTATTAATGTCCATGGTCAAACTTGGAGTGATATCCTTCTTGATATCAATTTGTGGGATCcacaataa